The DNA segment CTTTCGTCACCACTACTCGCTATACAGCTCATGCTGTGGCATGTGAAACTGGCAATATCTGTTGTCTGGTCCTGGCTCGCCAGTTCGTTGTTGGGAACTACGATTGCCATCCCAGCAAGATCTTCCGCATGCAATCTCCGGCCGTCACCCACGGTCGCCTCCACGCGAGTCGGATGCACGTGCAAGttgcgaggatgacgactACCCGCAAGACACGGAGCGGTACCGGTACGGCCTACGGACTGTGAGAACTCTGGACTGTAAGGTGTGATGCGATTGGTCTGGTCTCCTAAAGTGCCTTCGCCGTGGTTGGTGGTGATAAAGGTGTGGTTCCACGAAACTGATCTGCGAACTGATCATGCTCCTGCAACTTCACCTTCGATCCTCCGATGTACAAGCAATACCTGTGATGCTGCCACTAGACGGAGGATGCAAGATGAACCCCCGGAAACGCAGAATTGCAGTGCCGCTTGTTACCTATCGTTCATTGTGCTCAGAAGTGTTGAAATATAGGAAGACCAGGACTCACCCTTCCTGGTCCATACAGCCTGCAAGCAAGAACCAGATGCCCGCCATGAAAGAACAGATCCTTAAGGACAAGAGATAAGAGCTGAGTGTGTTGATGTCAAAAAAATATCGAGTGTTGCCTGAGGGTGAAGCGGTCTCCCATACTTCACACCATTCATCCAACGCCTTCCCATCATGCTCCTATGCTCGCAAGAAGGCCAAAAAGTGTAGGGTCTGTCCCGGGATTGAACCGGGGACCTCCCGCAACTTGGATGCATTGCTGCTCCCTAAGCGGAAATCTGCGTTGTGTGTTAGAACGATGTTCAGGTGTCtgaggagctgctggagctttACTCACCATACCACTAGACCAACAGACCGATGACTAAGCAACGGAGATTGTCGTACAAGTCCTTGCAACAAAGCTCGTGGAAGTATGGAAGCACAGGCGGTAGTAGGTGAGCGAGGTGAACAATCATGCGGTATGTTTTCATGTCCGCTTCTTGCAAAAGCCGTACCTGTGCTTCACAAACCAGCGCCAGAGGGAGTACTTGCAACGCGGGTCCAGCAGAAGGCTAAGCTAAGGCAAGCATCCCATATGCTATATCATGCTTCAAGTCGAAGTGATGGATCGTGGCAGAATAGATCACTTCAAACCGTCCGCTGCTGCCCAACCTCGACGCGTCCGTGCAGTACGTGCAAGTAAATCAGTACGGACTAGGACTTTGTTAAAAGGCTATAAGTTCGGATTTTGTTCCAGCACTTTGGCACTTGCTAGACTTTGTATCCCCAGAGTTACAGGCGCGAAAAGGCTAAGCTGGGAACTGCGTTACGGCCTTTCTGCGAAGAACAAAGCCAGATTCGTCAGTGTTTCTTGTCAGCTTGAAGAGCTTCTCCAGAGAGCTGACCTAGGACCTGACCGACTGAGATTGGCAGCTACACAGACATTTATTTCCAGGAATTGAATATCATGAGTCGCAGAGAAATGTAGTAGCAGTCCCGGGGTATCAAATGCATTTCCATATCTTCTGTGCCTACGACCGGTGGCGAGAACTAAGCTCAGAACAAACGCCAGCCTCCGACTCCCCTCTCCAGTGAAATTTTGGTTGAATGTCCGATTTGTCGCCCTTGATGTGAATGTGGTAACTTGGCTTTCATGAAAGAGCCCTCTGATAACGGATGTCTATTTCTTGGCGCCATCGGCGGCCTTCTTGGCCTCAGCTGCGAGAGGCGTTAGTTTTGCACAAATCGCCACCTCAGATACTTGACACATACCGGCAGcctgcttcttcctcatAATCTCAGCGGCCTCTTCCTTGGCGCGTTGTTGCTCTGTGCCAGATAGCTTGTTCCCGGATTTCTGGATCTTCGGGTCAGCTTCTTCtgtctcctcatcaacagaACCAGCAGCCCGTTCATGGCTGTGCCTCGGTGGCGTCTATGACTTACCATTCCAGCCAATTTCTTCTGGTTAGCCTCACGAGCCTTGTCACGCTGGTTTCCACGAGCCATTCTTGCGATCCGAGCTGAAGCCTACGGATGAGAGGAATCCGGAAGATGAAACTGGTAATGCCGCGACGGTGCGATGCTGTCTTTCCCACTGACTTTGCAGGTTCCGCAATCGGATGCTCGTGCTGGTATGTCTGGCAGTCTATGGTACGTAGATGTGGAAGAGAAAAGCGAACCTGCAGGAGCAGACAAGTCCAGAAGGCAAGAGAAGCCCAAATTTGGAGCACGGGCCAAGTCAGCCGGCCTTTGCGATGTGGTTGGCCGATTGCAGCGGCAAGGGCACCGCAAACCCAACTTCACCCAAGCTTCAACTTCTCATTTCGATGCTTGCAAGGAAGGGTTGTATGCTGGTGCGATCTCCGAACATTGATGCATGTGACGCTACGCAATTGTGATGGTATTGATTATTGACTTGGAAATTTGGAGAATCATATCACCCGGCTGCGCATCAAAACCATACTCGGTGGCAAGACCATCGGTCGAATGAACTGACAATGTCCGACAACGAGATCAGCATAGAACCCACATCAGAGTCAAGCCCATTTCTCACATTAGCCCCAGAACTTCGCAACAGAATCTACGAATACGCCCTCAATCTCAGTCAAGGCTCCGAAAAGCTCGATCTCAACCACTCTTTCCGAGGCTCCAACCCTGTATTTCGCGAGCCAGGTCTATTGACCACATGTCGGCAAATCCGCCACGAATCGCTCAAGATATATCTCTTGTCCAACAACTTCGCTATCAAAGTCTTTGACTGCGAAATATCCCAGctcatcgccttcgaacAGAGATGCTCGGCTCTGGACGTCGCGAAGAATATGAGTGTCTCAATATGGCCTGCAACAAAAAGTGAAGACTTCGATTGGAAGGCGCTGTGGGACTGGGCGTTGTATGTTCATGCTGGAACGCCTTGGATTCCTGTGGAGGGAAGTCAACGGAGTGCGTATAGTCGCAAAGACCGGATCACTTCGACTGTTTTCACAACATTAAGAATTGCGTGGATGATGCAGGATGCACCTATTGGAAAAGCGAAGGATGCGTTGAGAGCGCATTTGTATTCTGCATATCGCATGCTTTGTGCTGGTAAAGGTCAAGAAGGATGGATGGCGCAGAAGGAGGTCTTCGTTTGAAGCCATGCGACAATGTGTAAGATCACCTCGTCATTCTCCCCTACCATGGAGCATGTACAGCACTCTCGATGTGCTTGTAGCATTGCATGCAACACTCGCTGCCAACAATATGGACATTCGGCCCTCAACCAACGGACGAACCTTCGGCTCCGAACAAATTCTTGGCACCCGATTGGCTCTCGAGCACAGCAAGGTGACGTCTCGACGAATCCTCGTGCAACGCGTATGCCACATTCGCAGCTATTTCTCGCAAGCAACGGGAAGATATAAGTACGACCATTGCCAATCTCTGTTCAACGGTAGGAATTAGCACAACTATTCCATCTTCTACAAGGCAACAAAACCACTTTAAGGACGATGTCCGCTCCATCGATCCTTATAATCGGCGCTGGCATTGCCGGTCCTCCGTTGGCATCTTTCctccttctttctcctcTCCCAGCATCGCAGCTTCCATCCATAACAATTGTGGAACGACGTGCAGAAGATGATCAATCTAAGGGCCAAAACATCGACATCCGCGGGACAGGAATGCAAATTATCCGAAACCTAGGCTTAGAAGCTGCGATCCGAAATGCTACGACTGGCGAAGAAGGTTGTCAATTCGTCGATGACAAGGGTCGCGTATGGGCAAGCTTTGCGGCGGACAAGACTGGCCAGATTCAGACCGGCACGAGCGATATCGAGATTCTGAGGGGAAGACTAGCGGCGATTTTGTTGGGGAGATTGAAGAGTTTAAGTGATGATGTGAAAGGGAAAGGGGGCAAGGGAGTGGAATTCCTGTTCGGGGACTATGTGGAAGAATTTACCGATGTTGGAGAGAAGGGGGCGGAGGTGAAATTTGCGAATTCTGGGGAGAGACGGCAATTCGACGTTGTAATCGCTGCCGATGGATTGCAGAGtcggacgaggaggatggtGTGGGGTGAgagtggagaagaagacagGCTCAAGAGGTTGGGCATGTATGGCGGTTTCTTCAGTATGCCGAGCGCGAAGACGGACAGCGAGTGGCGAAGATGGTTCCATACCTCGGGAAGGAGAGGCATCATGGTGAGGCCTAGCGACGACCCGAAGATCACAACGGTGTTTGCGTATGTGATCAACGAGAACGATCGCAGGCTTGAAGACGCCGCTCGAGATGGACGGAAAGGCAGCGCCACCCAACGAGCTTTGTTGAAAGAGTACTATCAGGATGCCGGGTGGGAGTGTGAGAGAATCAATAGGGAGATGGAGATAGCCGACGACTTCTACTTCGATATGGTAGCTCAGGTGAAGATGCCAAAGTGGAGCAAAGGCCGAGTGGTGCTACTCGGTGATGCTGGATATTGTGCATCGCCAATAAGCGGAATGGGAACGACCTTGGCACTCAACGGAGCGTACAGCCTCGCTGGAGCCCTGACTCGTAATCCGCACGATCACGCTGCGGCATTCGAAGAGTACGAGAACAGCATGCGGCCTCTCGTGGACCGCGCTCAAGCATTACCACTCGGTGGCAGAGTGCACTATCTCATCAACCCGGAGTCAGTCTGGGGTGTATGGGTTCTGCATTTGCTGTGCTGGTTCTTCTGCCAGTCTGGCATCGCAATGCTGCTCGCGCGGTTCCAAGGTCCTCCAGCAAATGCCGTGCCTATCAAAGAGCACGGCTTCACGCAGGCAGCTGAATGGCGAGAGTAATGCTGAGCATTCGCGTCGGACAGTGGCCCGTCGAATATCCTCCGAAGTGCTAGAAGCTGCACCTACGTTTCCTTCGTCGGTCCACGTAGATGTGGGTAGGTTTGAAGTTTTCCAAGCCACAGAAGGTAACATGAATTCTCTTATAACAGTGAAACACTCTTGTTCGATCTCAAGCTCCTTTCAGCTCATATCTTGCCTTCTGCAATTCCTCCAGATCCAGCGGCGCCAGCTGTTGCCTGACGAACATGGTGAGGCCCAGAATGATAGCAGGTAGACTCTCTCTCCACGCGTCGTCCAGACTCCCTTGTCTCCAGCTCACGAACGCAGCAAGTGTCAACAGTGCCGCAAGCCCTGCATTGAGACAGACCAGATACTTCTCAACTGGGCTCTTCTCTGCTTCAACTCGATATACCGCTCTCTTGCCTttcctctccagcttctcaaTCGGCATGAAATGCAATATGTAAGCAGTACATGCCAGACTAGAAATACCGAGGATCGCTATCAGTCGCTGGCGAGCAGTCGATGCTGTAACAAAAGTGTAGAGAAAGACGAGAGACGCGATGAAGGGTATGCTGAGAAAGGCTCTGCGGTAAAGTTCGTTCTTTGCGgagtcttctgcttcgaggtCGGCTATGAGCTTCTCTTGGTGCTCTTCGTCGAGATCTTCGGGCTCgttatcgtcgtcttcggaaGGGTAGCGGAATGTTCTGCGTAAGCGGGCTGCGGCCATCATAGCCTTGGAGGGAGGACACGCTGCTGTGTGGGTTGGATGATTGGGATATTGCATTTGGGGTCGACGGTCGTCAACATGCGCGGCGATGCTTGCCTGGCGGTGGCACAGCTCGGCCACCTATGTTTGGAGTGAAGCACATGCTGGCGGAATTGTTGCCTGTGTCGAGCTTGCAGGTCCCACGCTTGCGTCACAAGGTGGGTGGTCTTGGACATGCAAGCCACCAACTTCTGGCAGGTGAACCTCACCTTCTTGCAGCTTTCATCGGCGCCGGAACATGCCTGCGGCACGGAGAAAGAGCTGAGAAGGAAAGCTCCTACTTTCCATCCACCGTCAAGGCCAGCATGCTCCATTTGCCGCTTCGCCGGTGGTCGGCCGCAGAAGCTGCCTGCAGCTCCATCCTGTAGCCTTCATCTCGCGACAACTAACTCATCGCCTCTGAGAACACGTAGATACAAATAGATTGATCTCGTAGACACATCTATTGCCTTCAGAGGCACCGATATCACGCGATACGACGCAGCTACAAGCTTGAGAACGACCATGGCTTCGCTCCCCACCAGAGAAGCACCGGACTCGAGCGCTGCTCAAACAAACGCCAACAAAATCCTCGTCAGTATCCAGGACCAACTTCGCGGCCCAGGAGGCGCCGTCGCTATTGTCAAAGATGGCGAGACTCTTGCCAGGCATACATATGGCTACGCAGATCTCGATCGCCGGATCCCCCTCACGCCTCAAATGCACATGCCAATCTGCTCCATCTCGAAGCAAATGGTCTGCTTAGTGCTGGTATCTCTAAAGTACGAGCCGACACCGCTGATGGCACAGTTCTCTGGGGATATCTGGGAGCAGCTTGCCGTGGAGTTGCAAAAGGTGCTTCCTCACCTGGTGGAGCGTGGTCTGACAGTGCCCGATCTCTACAACATGCAATCCGGGATTCGTGACTATTGGGCAATGACTACACTTTGGGGTGCTGAACCTGAAGGGCAGTTCAGCATCGCCTTGGACGCACCACAGGCCATTGCACGGACCAAATCTTTCCACTTCGAGCCTGGCACGGAGTACTCCTACTCCAACGTCAACTTCCACAACCTTGGAAGCATGATCGAAGCTGTGGCCGGCCAGTCCCTGGGTCAGCTTCTTGATGAGCGAGTCTTCAAGGCTGCTGGAATGAGAAGTGCGGCCTTGTGCCCAAATACAGCTGGTCATCCTTTGCCCGTTATTGGTTACGATGGTGACGAGAAACATGGCTACAAGGCCGGCATCAATCGGATCGAGTGGTCAGGAGATGCTGGAATAGTTGCTACGCTAGACGACATGATCGCATACGAGAAGTGGCTCGACAAGACTTatgctgcagaaggcagTCTTTACAACACAATAGCCAAGTCTACAACTTACAGAGATGGCTCAGTCGCAAAGTATGGCTACGGACTCGCTCGCGGAGAGACTGCTGGTAAAGCCTGGCTCGGCCATGGAGGTGCTCTCAGGGGATTTCGACTGTGGCGCATGCATTTGCCTGAAGAGCATCTCTCAATCGTGGTGATGTTCAACCACGAGGGAGATTCTGCTGCGCCCGCTGACGCCATCCTGAAACGTCTGCTGAACTGGCAAGAACCTGAGAGAGCCTTGAGCACGGCAGAGTCCAACCTTTTCGGGGCCTATCTGGATTTCGAGACTCAGCTTCTAGTTCGAGTTGAGAAGTCTGATGATGAAGGATATGTTAACGTCACATATCACATTGCCCCAGAGAAAACCAGGCTGACAAGTGGCACAAGTGTTGAGTCAAAGGGCATGACTGCGAATTTAGAAGCCGATACTTTGCACGTACAACGCTTGCGCGACAACAGAGCCTTACAGGCGAAGCGTCTTACCGATCTAAAGGGCGAAGAGGCATTGCCTAAAGGTGACCAGTATACGGGCAGCTACCATTGCGCTGATTCTGATAGCATTTTCCATTGTTTCGGAGCAGGCTCAATGCTCTACGGCTCCTTTGATGGTTTTCTTGGCAATGGTCCAGCGCATGTGATGCGATATATCGGCGAGGATGTTTGGCTACTTTCGAATCCGCGTGGAATGGATGCACCTGCACCTGGGGATTGGACTGTTGTGTTCAGACGAGACGGCAGTGGGGTCGTCACGAATGTCACGATCGGATGTTGGCTCGCAAGAAGGAATGCCTATACCAGGGTCTCGTGAAGATGATCACTACCGAACCGATTTATACGTTGCAGTTCTGGCCGTCTCAGGCCTGCTGTGGACTGGATAGCCGTGTGTTCAGCAGGGTCCATCGCATTTGTTCCGCTCTCGTACACCACACTTATTCCAACCCTAACTCTATAGCATGTATCGCTGCTGACGAATGAGGAAACCTAGCTTCGTCAACTGACGACTGCGATGAACTAGAAAGTCCTCTCTGATTCCCGACTGGCCCGCGCGTCCTAGCGTTCCTCCAACTGCTGCTCACATTTAAAGCGATTGATCAGAGTTCACTCCCAGTCAGCACTATTGGCGTATCGGACCATTCTCATCGTACACTCCCTTCTTTGTCGCCATGGCATACCCCCACGTGATCCGCGTTTCTACAAATCTCAACGACATCGGATCGTTAACCATTCTTGCGTTAATGCCTGTCAGACATGGTCAGCATCGGCTCAAAAACGTCAAGGCTTTCGCTGCCAAAGCCATCAATCAATCATGGCCGATCCCTTGACCACGATTAAGAAGAATGACGACAGAATCATGAACCTCAAGAAAACAAAACTCAAAGAACGGGCTTACCCATCTTCCTATTTCCTCCCTCAGCGA comes from the Cercospora beticola chromosome 4, complete sequence genome and includes:
- a CDS encoding uncharacterized protein (MEROPS:MER0000457) — its product is MASLPTREAPDSSAAQTNANKILVSIQDQLRGPGGAVAIVKDGETLARHTYGYADLDRRIPLTPQMHMPICSISKQMVCLVLVSLKYEPTPLMAQFSGDIWEQLAVELQKVLPHLVERGLTVPDLYNMQSGIRDYWAMTTLWGAEPEGQFSIALDAPQAIARTKSFHFEPGTEYSYSNVNFHNLGSMIEAVAGQSLGQLLDERVFKAAGMRSAALCPNTAGHPLPVIGYDGDEKHGYKAGINRIEWSGDAGIVATLDDMIAYEKWLDKTYAAEGSLYNTIAKSTTYRDGSVAKYGYGLARGETAGKAWLGHGGALRGFRLWRMHLPEEHLSIVVMFNHEGDSAAPADAILKRLLNWQEPERALSTAESNLFGAYLDFETQLLVRVEKSDDEGYVNVTYHIAPEKTRLTSGTSVESKGMTANLEADTLHVQRLRDNRALQAKRLTDLKGEEALPKGDQYTGSYHCADSDSIFHCFGAGSMLYGSFDGFLGNGPAHVMRYIGEDVWLLSNPRGMDAPAPGDWTVVFRRDGSGVVTNVTIGCWLARRNAYTRVS